One genomic region from Balaenoptera acutorostrata chromosome 1, mBalAcu1.1, whole genome shotgun sequence encodes:
- the ZBTB37 gene encoding zinc finger and BTB domain-containing protein 37 isoform X2, translated as MEKSGNIQLEIPDFSNSVLSHLNQLRMQGRLCDIVVNVQGQAFRAHKVVLAASSPYFRDHMSLNEMSTVSISVIKNPTVFEQLLSFCYTGRICLQLADIISYLTAASFLQMQHIIDKCTQILEGIHFKINVAEVEAELSQTRTKHPEGPPESHRVTPNLNRSLSPRHNTPKGNRRGQVSAVLDIRELSPPEESTSPQIIEQSSDVESREPILRINRAGQWYVETGVADRGARSDDEVRVLGAVHIKTENLEEWLGPENQPSGEDGSSAEEVTAMVIDTTGHGSVGQENYMLGSSGAKVARPTSSEIDRFSPSGSVVPLTERHRARSESPGRMDEPKQPSSQVSIIED; from the exons ATGGAGAAAAGTGGGAACATACAACTGGAGATCCCTGACTTCAGCAACTCTGTCCTGAGCCATCTAAACCAGCTGCGCATGCAGGGCCGTCTCTGTGACATCGTGGTCAACGTGCAAGGACAAGCTTTTCGGGCTCACAAAGTGGTACTGGCTGCCAGCTCCCCCTATTTCCGAGATCACATGTCCTTGAATGAGATGAGTACTGTCTCCATTTCAGTCATAAAGAACCCTACTGTTTTTGAACAGCTCCTTTCTTTCTGTTACACGGGGCGGATATGCCTGCAACTGGCAGATATCATCAGCTACCTGACAGCTGCCAGTTTTCTGCAGATGCAGCATATTATAGACAAATGTACACAGATCCTGGAGGGCATTCATTTCAAAATCAATGTGGCTGAGGTTGAAGCTGAATTAAGTCAAACAAGGACAAAGCACCCAGAGGGACCTCCAGAGTCTCACAGAGTTACACCAAATCTGAACCGCTCCCTTAGCCCCCGACATAATACCCCAAAGGGAAACCGGCGAGGTCAGGTTAGTGCTGTGCTGGATATCAGGGAGCTCAGCCCTCCTGAGGAGTCCACCAGCCCTCAGATAATTGAACAGAGTTCTGATGTAGAGAGCCGGGAGCCCATTCTTCGGATCAACCGAGCAGGACAGTGGTACGTGGAGACAGGAGTAGCAGACCGAGGGGCCCGGAGTGATGATGAAGTTAGAGTTCTTGGAGCAGTACACATCAAAACTGAAAATCTAGAAGAGTGGCTTGGGCCTGAGAATCAGCCTTCTGGAGAAGATGGGAGTAGTGCAGAGGAAGTCACAGCCATGGTGATTGACACCACAGGCCATGGTTCTGTAGGACAGGAAAATTACATGTTAGGATCTTCAGGAGCCAAGGTCGCTAGACcaacaagcagtgaaattgacaG ATTTAGCCCCTCCGGCAGTGTTGTTCCCTTGACGGAGAGACACAGAGCCAGAAGTGAGTCTCCTGGGAGAATGGATGAGCCTAAGCAACCCAGCTCCCAG
- the ZBTB37 gene encoding zinc finger and BTB domain-containing protein 37 isoform X3 has product MEKSGNIQLEIPDFSNSVLSHLNQLRMQGRLCDIVVNVQGQAFRAHKVVLAASSPYFRDHMSLNEMSTVSISVIKNPTVFEQLLSFCYTGRICLQLADIISYLTAASFLQMQHIIDKCTQILEGIHFKINVAEVEAELSQTRTKHPEGPPESHRVTPNLNRSLSPRHNTPKGNRRGQVSAVLDIRELSPPEESTSPQIIEQSSDVESREPILRINRAGQWYVETGVADRGARSDDEVRVLGAVHIKTENLEEWLGPENQPSGEDGSSAEEVTAMVIDTTGHGSVGQENYMLGSSGAKVARPTSSEIDR; this is encoded by the coding sequence ATGGAGAAAAGTGGGAACATACAACTGGAGATCCCTGACTTCAGCAACTCTGTCCTGAGCCATCTAAACCAGCTGCGCATGCAGGGCCGTCTCTGTGACATCGTGGTCAACGTGCAAGGACAAGCTTTTCGGGCTCACAAAGTGGTACTGGCTGCCAGCTCCCCCTATTTCCGAGATCACATGTCCTTGAATGAGATGAGTACTGTCTCCATTTCAGTCATAAAGAACCCTACTGTTTTTGAACAGCTCCTTTCTTTCTGTTACACGGGGCGGATATGCCTGCAACTGGCAGATATCATCAGCTACCTGACAGCTGCCAGTTTTCTGCAGATGCAGCATATTATAGACAAATGTACACAGATCCTGGAGGGCATTCATTTCAAAATCAATGTGGCTGAGGTTGAAGCTGAATTAAGTCAAACAAGGACAAAGCACCCAGAGGGACCTCCAGAGTCTCACAGAGTTACACCAAATCTGAACCGCTCCCTTAGCCCCCGACATAATACCCCAAAGGGAAACCGGCGAGGTCAGGTTAGTGCTGTGCTGGATATCAGGGAGCTCAGCCCTCCTGAGGAGTCCACCAGCCCTCAGATAATTGAACAGAGTTCTGATGTAGAGAGCCGGGAGCCCATTCTTCGGATCAACCGAGCAGGACAGTGGTACGTGGAGACAGGAGTAGCAGACCGAGGGGCCCGGAGTGATGATGAAGTTAGAGTTCTTGGAGCAGTACACATCAAAACTGAAAATCTAGAAGAGTGGCTTGGGCCTGAGAATCAGCCTTCTGGAGAAGATGGGAGTAGTGCAGAGGAAGTCACAGCCATGGTGATTGACACCACAGGCCATGGTTCTGTAGGACAGGAAAATTACATGTTAGGATCTTCAGGAGCCAAGGTCGCTAGACcaacaagcagtgaaattgacaGGTAA